The Streptomyces uncialis genomic interval GGAGGCGGCGGAAGCGGCCGAGGCGGCCCGGACGGCCCGTGACCCGCGTAAGGGACCTGACGGGGACATGCCCGCCGTGATGCCGGCATGACTCTCCTCGTCGTCGGGCTGAGCCATCGCAGCGCACCCGTCAGCGTGCTGGAGCGGGCCGCGCTGTCCCGTGACAGCCAGGGCAAGCTCCTCCAGGACACCCTCGCCGCGGAGCCCGCCGTGGAGGCGGCCGTCCTCGCGACCTGCAACCGGGTCGAGCTGTACGCGGACGTCGACAAGTTCCACGCCGGTGTCGCGGAGCTGTCCACCCTGCTCGCCCAGCACAGCGATGTCGGTCTCGACGAGCTGACCCCGCATCTCTACGTCCACTACGAGGACCGGGCCGTCCACCATCTCTTCTCGGTGGCCTGCGGACTCGACTCGATGGTCGTCGGCGAGGGGCAGATCCTCGCGCAGATCAAGGACGCCCTCGCCGTCTCGCAGGACCTGCACACCGCCGGACGGCTGATCAACGACCTCTTCCAGCAGTCCCTGCGGGTCGGCAAGCGCGCTCACTCCGAGACCGGGATCGACCGGGCCGGACAGTCGCTCGTCACCTTCGGCCTCCAGCAGTTCGCCGCCGGCGGCGACACCGCGGCCTGGGCCAGGGGCAAGCGGGCCCTCGTCATCGGCGCCGGGTCCATGTCCTCGCTGGCCGCCGCGACCCTCGCCCGGACCGGGGTCAGCGAGATCGTCGTCGCCAACCGCACCCTGGAACGCGCCGAGCGGCTCGCCGCGATCCTCTCCGAGCCCGGTGGCACGGGAGTGTCCGCCCGTGCCGTCCGGATGGACCGGGTGGCCGCGGAGCTGACACGTGCAGACATCGTGGTGTCCTGCACCGGCGCCTCCGGACTGGTCCTGACCGGCCAGGACGTCGCGGACGCCGTCGCCGGACGGGCCATGGAGGACGCGGTCGCCGGGGAACCGGCCAGCCCGCTGGCCCTGCTCGACCTCGCGATGCCCCGCGACATCGACGCCGCCGTCCATGACGTCGCCGGAGTCCGGCTCGTCGACATAGAGTCCCTCGCCGGGGCGTCCGCGGACGCCCCGATGGCCGCCGATGTCGACCAGGTGCGCGCGATCGTCTCCGCCGAGGTCGACGCGTTCGGCGCCGCCCAGCGCGCCGCGCACGTCGCCCCGACCGTGGTGGCACTGCGGACCATGGCCGCCGATGTCGTCGCCGGGGAGATCGCCCGCCTCGACGGACGGCTGCCCGCCCTCGGCGAGAAGGAACGCGCCGAGATCACCCAGACCGTCAAGCGCGTGGTCGACAAGCTGCTGCACGCGCCGACCGTACGGATCAAGCAGCTCGCCGCCGAACCCGGCGGCGCCGGATACGCGGACGCGCTGCGTACCCTGTTCGACCTCGACCCGGAGGCCGTCGCCTCCGTCTCGCGGGCCGACCGGGGCGACAACGACCCGAGGAACGATGCAAGGAGCGACGTACCGAGCGTCGCCCATGTCACCCAGGTCACGAACGTTCCGGGCATCACCGGCGTACCCCAAGACGCCGACGGTGTCCCACCGAACGTCACGAACGGCAGGAACCGAGGACGCGCATGACTGAGAAGGCACTGAGGCTGGGGACCAGGCGCAGCAAGCTCGCCATGGCCCAGTCCGCACTCGTGGCGGAGGCCGTCCGGGAACTGACCGGGCGTGAGGTCGAGTTGGTCGAGATCACCACGTTCGGTGACACCTCGCGCCAGCACCTGGCGCAGATCGGGGGCACCGGCGTCTTCGTGACCGCGCTGCGCGACGCGCTGCTGCGCGGTGACGTGGACTTCGCCGTGCACTCCCTCAAGGACCTGCCGACGACGCAGTCCCCCGACTTCACCCTGGCCGCCGTGCCGCCGCGGGAGGACCCCCGCGACGTACTGGTCGCCCGGGACGGGCTGACGTTCGCCGAGCTGCCCGACGGGGCGCGGATCGGTACCGGTTCGCCGCGCCGGATGGCGCAGCTCAACGCGTACGCCCGAGGTCACGGCATGACCATCGAGACCGTGGCGATCCGCGGGAACGTGGACTCGCGCATCGGATACGTCCGCGCGGGGGAGCTCGACGCCGTCGTGCTCGCCGCCGCCGGGCTGAACCGGCTCGGCAGGATCGGTGACGCCACCGACTTCCTGCCGGTCGACACCGTCCTGCCCGCCCCCGGCCAGGGGGCCCTGGCGATCGAGTGCGCGTCCCGTGACACCGCGCTCGCCGCCGTGCTCGGAGAGCTCGACGACCCGCTGACGCGGGCCGCCGTGACCGCCGAGCGTTCTCTGCTCGCCGCCCTGGAGGCCGGTTGCAGCGCACCCGTCGGGGCGCTGGCCGACCTGTTGGCCGACGGGCAGATCGTCAAGGAAATGCGCCTTCGCGGAGTGGTCGGCAGTACCGACGGCTCCGCGCTGGTCGCGCTGTCCACCACCGGTCCCGTGCCTTCGACGCATGAGCAGGCCACCGCGCTCGGCCGCGAACTCGCGGACGAGATGCTGGCCAAGGGCGCGGCCGGTCTGATGGGGGAGCGAGCACAGTGAGCCCCACCACCGCCAACCACTCCGCCGTTCCCGCGCACGGGCACGTCACCTTCCTGGGTGCCGGACCGGGTGATCCGGGACTGCTGACCCTGCGCGCCGTGGAGGCGCTCGCGGGTGCGGACGTACTGATCGCCGAGCCCGATGTGCTCGATGTGGTCCGGGCGCATGCCAGGGCGGGTGTTGCCGTCCTTGACGCCAACGCCCCCACGGCGGCGCCCCGGTCGCTGTCGGGCGCACCGGAACCGGCTGCTGACAGGGCGTCAACTGCCGTCGGTGGTCCCGTTTTGAGGGACACGGCCAATCTTGTCATGGAGGCCGCGCGCGGCGGCAAGCGGGTCGTGCGCGCGGTTCCGGGCGATCCCGGCCTGGACACCTACGCCGCCGGGGAGATGCTGGCCTGCGCGGCCGGCGGGGTGCCCTTCGAGGTCGTACCGGGTGTCGCGGCGGCCGTGGGCGTGCCCGCGTACGCCGGGGTGCCGCTGCGGGACGAACGGGGCACCGACGTACGGTTCGTGGACGCGCGGACGGCCTCCGAGCGCTGCTGGAGCGAGGTCGGGGCCTCCGACGGGACCGTCGTGGTCTCGGCGACCCTGGAGACCGTCGCCGCGGCGGCCGGTGAGCTGGTCGCGGCCGGCCGCAAGCCGGACACCCCGCTGACGGTGACCGTCGGCGGGACGACGACCCGGCAGCGGACCTGGTCCGCGACGCTCGGGACGATCGCGCAGACCCTCAAGCAGTCGAAGGTGCTGCCGTCGCCCGACGGCGGCCGGTCGGTGATAGCCGTGGTCGGCGAGTGCTCGGCCGCCGCGCAGCGTGACCAGCTCTCGTGGTTCGAGTCGAAGCCCCTGTTCGGGTGGCGGGTGCTCGTACCGCGGACCAAGGAGCAGGCGGCGTCGCTCTCCGACCAGCTCCGCGGTTACGGCGCGGTGCCGCACGAGGTGCCGACGATCGCGGTGGAGCCGCCGCGCACCCCGCAGCAGATGGAACGCGCCGTCAAGGGTCTGGTGACCGGGCGGTACGAGTGGATCGCGTTCACCTCCGTCAACGCGGTGAAGGCGGTCCGGGAGAAGTTCGAGGAGTACGGGCTCGACGCGCGGGCGTTCGCGGGGATCAAGGTCGCCGCGGTCGGTGAGCAGACCGCCGCCGCGCTGATCGCCTTCGGCGTCAAGCCGGACCTGGTGCCCAGCGGTGAGCAGTCGGCCGCCGGTCTCCTGGAGGACTGGCCGCCGTACGACCCGGTCTTCGACCCGATCGACCGGGTGTTCCTGCCGCGCGCCGACATCGCCACCGAGACGCTGGTGGCCGGGCTGATCGAGCTGGGCTGGGAGGTGGACGACGTGACGGCCTACCGGACCGTACGGGCGTCGCCGCCGCCGGCCGACACCCGGGAGGCCATCAAGGGCGGCGGGTTCGACGCGGTGCTGTTCACCTCGTCGTCGA includes:
- a CDS encoding glutamyl-tRNA reductase; its protein translation is MTLLVVGLSHRSAPVSVLERAALSRDSQGKLLQDTLAAEPAVEAAVLATCNRVELYADVDKFHAGVAELSTLLAQHSDVGLDELTPHLYVHYEDRAVHHLFSVACGLDSMVVGEGQILAQIKDALAVSQDLHTAGRLINDLFQQSLRVGKRAHSETGIDRAGQSLVTFGLQQFAAGGDTAAWARGKRALVIGAGSMSSLAAATLARTGVSEIVVANRTLERAERLAAILSEPGGTGVSARAVRMDRVAAELTRADIVVSCTGASGLVLTGQDVADAVAGRAMEDAVAGEPASPLALLDLAMPRDIDAAVHDVAGVRLVDIESLAGASADAPMAADVDQVRAIVSAEVDAFGAAQRAAHVAPTVVALRTMAADVVAGEIARLDGRLPALGEKERAEITQTVKRVVDKLLHAPTVRIKQLAAEPGGAGYADALRTLFDLDPEAVASVSRADRGDNDPRNDARSDVPSVAHVTQVTNVPGITGVPQDADGVPPNVTNGRNRGRA
- the hemC gene encoding hydroxymethylbilane synthase; protein product: MTEKALRLGTRRSKLAMAQSALVAEAVRELTGREVELVEITTFGDTSRQHLAQIGGTGVFVTALRDALLRGDVDFAVHSLKDLPTTQSPDFTLAAVPPREDPRDVLVARDGLTFAELPDGARIGTGSPRRMAQLNAYARGHGMTIETVAIRGNVDSRIGYVRAGELDAVVLAAAGLNRLGRIGDATDFLPVDTVLPAPGQGALAIECASRDTALAAVLGELDDPLTRAAVTAERSLLAALEAGCSAPVGALADLLADGQIVKEMRLRGVVGSTDGSALVALSTTGPVPSTHEQATALGRELADEMLAKGAAGLMGERAQ
- a CDS encoding bifunctional uroporphyrinogen-III C-methyltransferase/uroporphyrinogen-III synthase, with product MSPTTANHSAVPAHGHVTFLGAGPGDPGLLTLRAVEALAGADVLIAEPDVLDVVRAHARAGVAVLDANAPTAAPRSLSGAPEPAADRASTAVGGPVLRDTANLVMEAARGGKRVVRAVPGDPGLDTYAAGEMLACAAGGVPFEVVPGVAAAVGVPAYAGVPLRDERGTDVRFVDARTASERCWSEVGASDGTVVVSATLETVAAAAGELVAAGRKPDTPLTVTVGGTTTRQRTWSATLGTIAQTLKQSKVLPSPDGGRSVIAVVGECSAAAQRDQLSWFESKPLFGWRVLVPRTKEQAASLSDQLRGYGAVPHEVPTIAVEPPRTPQQMERAVKGLVTGRYEWIAFTSVNAVKAVREKFEEYGLDARAFAGIKVAAVGEQTAAALIAFGVKPDLVPSGEQSAAGLLEDWPPYDPVFDPIDRVFLPRADIATETLVAGLIELGWEVDDVTAYRTVRASPPPADTREAIKGGGFDAVLFTSSSTVRNLVGIAGKPHNVTVIACIGPATAKTAEEHGLRVDVMAPEPSVHKLAAALADFGAARRDAAVEAGEYVTRPSERRPGARRRRAAP